The Tenebrio molitor chromosome 7, icTenMoli1.1, whole genome shotgun sequence region CCCTAGCACACTCAGGATGGCGTAATATCTCCGACCCAGTGGAACTTTCTGCTTCGGACTTGAATCAAATCAAACAACAATCACAAATAAACAAACTAATAAGGAATTTCACGAGTACTGATTAATTACTGGTGCATGGTTAACAACTTCTTTTTAAGTGTGCGTTAAGTTCGGAGTTCTGTTCGAGATCTCAATGGATCTAAGGCCACGTGCTCCTTACAAAAGTAACTCAATGTCgatataaattattaataagcTAGAGGGGGAAATGTGCGCTTTTAgacacttttaaaataaatatgaagTAACAAATTTAGATATAAATGTCCGTTTTTTTTAACCCACCTGTAGGCATCCCCTTTTGGAGGGGTGCAGAATCCATGTAGATTTACGCGgtgaaaaacatgtttttagaGGCAGACAAATTCAAACAATCAGGTGTTTACTTTTAGTCTTTACACACGTTCAAGAACGCGACTTCATTCACAGTAACCACAAAAATATGTCCCagatttcaaaaacaatttttgccgTATAGATGAGGTGTGTTTTCATTTGTATCTAGTGTTGtattatgtaaaaaatattatatgggAACTAGTAAGTGCTTTATCTGAAAAATAATCCGATAAAAGCAAACGTGCAAACAgattcaattttgtaaaatgaattgttgaagttgaaaaatacgtttgtatattttaatgaaaatgtaaTATTTCCGATAATGATAAGATTAGAACTGGATGGGAGAAagcaaatattgaaaattcttTAAATCACGTTCCAGCTTGAGCCTAATCCAAACATTGCTTAAGTCAACAACTTAGCACCACTGAGCAGCTCAGCATTGAAATCTGTCTGGCAAAGGTTTTGCTCCTTTTCcacatattttaaacaatttaaaatatgaaattgaAACATTTACTCAAGCAGTGTACACTGCGACTGACTTAAGTCGGTGATATCAAGTAGGATGGCATAAACGCCATGATCAGTCTCTGTATGTTTGTTAGATAGTTTTTGTACGATGtcttcaaatattatttttagatttttcaataaaaaataaaaaaaaacgtaacgAGCAGCCGCGCTTGGATCCGCTGAGATTTATATGAAAATGTGTACTTCTACTTTTGTGCGACCAAcaatcttttaaatttttgtaagagCAGTAAAGTATTCGAGGATCTGTTGAGATTGTTGGGAAGGATCTCGAGTAATTGTAGAACACATACAACAAACGTCGAATACTTCGTGATTTTACAAAAGTGTGTACAATGttaaaattagttttcttCAACTGTGATATGATaatactttaatttagtgATTAGTAAAAATAGCTCACTATTTCTAAAAGTAAAAGATTTATCTAATTTTTAGGacttatgtatttttataatcacaaacattaatataaaatgtgaatcatctttaataattttcttaaggaaaattacagttgttactgttttgttgttgttctCTTTCATTGTTATGTTATTGTtggttttgttaaaaatatattagacATGTAATAATCTAACCAGTATTTGATTTCCTTAGAGTGTTACATGATTCTGATAAATGATAACGTTAAAATGGACCTAGTCAATTACGATGTATAATCTACTAATCACATTCATAAACAAGAAATGTattcaattttattgtgtTGATGTATCAGTGATGTTCTTtaactttaaattttataaatgttgtttgtttttattaaaatatgatGATATTTGAGCGTTGTCCTTTACCACAACCAGTTCCTTTCAAATACAAGACAAACTACTTCCACAGTTCACAGATCTGTGACTACTTCTAACTTGCGTTGTTCCAAAGTTCCAAAGACAAATCCAGTACTATCAACTCCAAATAAAGAATTTGAAGATTCAAGATTTCATCACCATaatggaaaaataataaaagaaaacgtTACAGTCGTACACCTTCATTTTCAAATGCTTGAAAGATTTCACTTTTTGAAACCTGTCTTATTATAAACTTGCTCGACAGATGTCACCCTATTTCTTAATGTCTAGCGACCTCTAGTGATTTTTACGTGTAATAATTAAAGAAACATGTAAACATCAACTTACCGACGGGGATTTGGCGGGTTTAATTTAAAGTATTTTAAagtaataaagttaataatttAGATTGCATGTCGACTGATGCGTATTTGATTCTACCCAATTAcgtttttagtgattttttaaacaaaatcaatTGTTATATGTACGGTCGGTAAGATGTAAATTTTTgcgcaaatgtcaaaaaaataccgactaacctaaaaattatatttaaatattcattaaaacaccatgaaaaatattattctgCAAGGATTACCAGGTAACGACGTTTCAACAGTTACCTTATTTAATTTCGTTGTTGCAGGTATTGGTAAAACTACTCTTACAAAAAAGATtgcaaacaaattaaaagacaTGGCGGTGGAAGTCACTGGTTTTTATACTGAGGAACTAAGAGACAAAAACAATTATAGACTAGGTTTTGATGTTGTAACACTTGATAATCACAGAGGAATATTAGCAAGAAAAAggttttaaacaatttaattcacTTAATAATTCCTTCCTTAAATACAGTTTTCAGTGTGGAAGGTGAATCTAAATATAAAGTAGGAAGTTATAATGTTCATCTTGAAGAGtttgaaaaaattgctttGCCAATATTTGACAATGTAGGTAATGTAGTGGTGAATGTTTTGTTTACTTTCTAATGCCATTTTAGGTCAAATCGGTTGTTATAATTGATGAAATAGGGAAAATGGAGTTATTTAGTAAGGAGTTTGAAAGAAAAGttcaaaatgtaattaatgacCTTAATATTACTGTAGTTGCTACAGTGCCTTTAAAAGGAGGTGGCCCActcattcaaaaattgaaaaacaataattCTCATCATTTAATAACTGTAAGTTATTAcagtttattttcataatgtaTTGTGAAATTTCTTTTTAGGTAAATGCACAAAATAGGGATAAACTCTTAGAAGAAATAATGTcaattataacaaaataatatattttcatAGTTAAGGTTTTTTTGCTGAAAACCTGTCCAATATTGTCTCCtcttttttcttgttattCTTAACATCAAATTTTGGCAGCAAATCTTTTGTGCTTTTTATAAATTCCTAAAACATAATTATGTCAAtatcaaacaaaacattaataagAACTTACCTTTTTAGCTTGCTCTTGAacaatctttttattttttgcaattttaacaGACCCTCCCTTACCCTTTGCTTTATTTCTTGGTTGATAGTTTATTTTTGGTACTTTTACAtgctaaaaatatttcttcaaaatatttacttaCCAATATAAAGTAAATACTCACAAGAAGTTTTTCTCTGGCTTCTATTTTGTCTTTTAATGTAGGTACATCAACTTCTATAATAGATGTAGGTTCTAAAGTAATGAGTTCAGGTTgaatctgaaaaaaaaaatacatacttatTACATTTCTATGCACTAATCAATGATCCTTGCACCTTTTCAAGCAACGCCTTAACTTCAGCTTCTCTTCTTTGTGACTTAGTTTGGAATGGATTAGCTTCCAAAGCATCAAAATTGGGTTCTCCTGACCCAGGTACAAGTAAACTACTAAAACCAGTAGCTGTTGCAACACCCAAGACATCTTCATAAGGGCAGAAATTTAAGTTGCCAATAGATGAAACAAAGCGGTGGCGTAAATACGGCCGTTTTGCCGCTTTCGCGCAGCAATCCCTAAATTTGTATCATTATTTCTCTTTCTTCACACAGCAAAATACAAACCTATATATTTCCACCACATTTCCCATTCCTAGAgccaacatatttttttgagaaaaattcaaattatttgctGCTGTGATCAATTTATACTCCTGTACTGGCCCTTCCAATTTTCTAACATCCCAAATTTTTAGTTCTCTATTACTTGCAGCAGTAGCAAGATATCtgttgatttcatttttttaaatatttatatatttgaTCAAAATCAACCACATTAATACTTACTGTCCTTTAGGATCAACATGAAGAGCTGTTAATGGTGCCTTATGGCACAACATTTTTGCCAATGGGTCTCTAGAATTTGGAGACCACATAGAAACAACTCCTTTTGCATGTCCTACACATAAAACAGCATTCCAAGGATTTTGTGTCAACATAGTCAACCTTCCTAGTTTTGTATTATATTGTGACACTAACTGACCTATTGAAACATCTAACCAACTCAGAAAACCAGTATCACTCTGAAagttatcaaattaaaaaagaaactcacattatcacatttaaatttacacaAGATGCTAGTAAAAAGTGGTAAGGCAGAAACTCCATCCTAGTCACTCTACTTATTTTTCTAAGACAATGCAACTCAATACCTTGGTTGTCATAGATATAAACCCAATCTTTCTGAGCCACAGCAAACATGTTTTCAATATGTAACCAACACACATCATGAACAGATTCCATAACATTCATTTCACAATGTAGCTTTTTTGTAACCCAATCAAATGCAGCTACATGTCCCTTTTTACCTCCTAACAACATATGGCGCCCATTTTTAGTGTATTTCATTCGATATGGTCCAAAATCTCTAAGTTGTAAATCAAAGCATTTTGCAGCAGAAGTTATGTCAACACTTTCAGCTAATTGATTTTGAGTAAATTGAGTTGTAGTTTCACCAGGGTCTGCCTCAAGGTATCCACCTTCTTCAGTCAACAAAACTTCAGCTCTGGCTGCTTGTTggattgaaaattttattgtttcctCTTTCTGTTCTAATCTTTGTTTGTGTATGTTTGTCTTGATTCCTGCTTTATTAATCCCTGGTCCTCTTGTATACTTTTTCAGCACCTTTTTAGGAATCTTTGGTTTCCCCTTAAATTTGGGGTTAGGATTTGGGATTCTTACAACTTGTTTCTTCTTGATATGTTTATCTGCCACTTTTCGACTCCTAGgatttaaattagattttacATTATATACAACAGTATTCTGTTTTTTCTTAGGTCTGGGAtcgttttttttactttctggTGAAACTGGTtcatctgaatttttattgaaatatctCTGAAACTataaacaacaaatatttatcCATATAATTTTCTTCCATATCGTCATGTCGACATACCTTTCCCATTAcgcaatatttattatttttgttaattgttaaaaaaaggaaattcttaaatcgTACACATGCACTTCTTAGGTTATGTCACGGATTGGTTATGTTTGGAAACACAGAACTTTGGAAACACAACCACAGAACACACAGAAAAGAACCAGAACCGAGCATAGATAAAGAGGAGAATAGATAGCCGACCCCGACTCCACGACCTGCTGTTCAAAAGTGATAGTTTCAGTGATCCCCGCAttagttattaataaaatatttgaatattgtgtttgattttcttttcatgttgatACATAAGTATAGGAGGACCTCGTATGCGCGTGGATCTTTGAAAAtggaaataataaatcatttttaaattgcacCTTTACTGAATTTCAGTTCAAAAACTCGCCCTTATTGATTAACACCCCCGTATAATGTGGTTATGTGTTATTTACTTATGAACTGCAATtaatagtaattattttaattttcaaattagtatttgttaaaaatttttaagtaaGGAATGAAAAAATGCTCACAAgagaaatttatttcaacCATTCGAAATTTTGTAACTCGTGGTTTAAAAAAGGACTTTTGGGCAAAAACGGTTGATTTATATTCCTATCGTACTTAAATTACCACAAACTCTATATCTCTCTATATTAATTTAGGCataaatacacaaacatttttctttactttatattttaatactcTACACTTGCACTGTCGCCAAATCAACATATTAGTCGTGTACAAAATTAAACTACCGCCACATTTCTGCTACAGTGCTACACTTTAAGAATCTTTGTACAAACGTTGCAAAACAGCGAAATATGAATATGACGATCGTAGTATCTGAAAAATAGACTAAATTATCAGTATTCaacttttgcagatttttgaaattagaTTTAATATTTAGTAGATGTTTACCTAAATCTTGCATATGGAAAGAAACAAATATATTTGTTGTGTAAACAACACGTTTAATCTGTTTATTACTTACTCCTGTCAATGTTGTTAAAGATAATGTAACAAAATTTCCTGCAGTTAAAGTTACAGGTTTTTTGGCTCTTTCCCAAAAAATTATCATACTCTTTCGTATTTCAATGTTTGACTCATACCAATTGGAAATGTAACAGTACTGGCCAATTTCATCACTCTAGAATGTAAAACACTTTGCTCAAAGCACGTATTTACAGATAGATATTTAACAAATTCCGctgtttcacttttttaaataaaacttactGTCATCATCACGTCGTGGCCGTACCAGCAATACATCGCAACTTGACACATCATGCACGACAAATACATTAtcaaaaaagtaaattcaATACTCGGGATCGGAACCTGAAAGTTTAAAAGTGCTTTCCCAAAAGAAACgtcgaaatatttttcaacttaCAACAATCATTTGAAACCCggtaaaacaaataatgatAACGCTAGCAAAGAATTGCAGAAATATCCCTTTGGAAAACATGAATTCAATAGAGTTGACCAAACTGGAATGAAAATAATAGCACAAAAGCTACTTTTGCAAAATCTACTCACTTAATTATTTCGTTGTGGTGTTTaacgcaatttttaaaacaaatttcaatacaTTTTGTGTCGTCTTCACCCTCAgatttgtaaaatatattttttaaattctctttcAAAATGTCGAATTGGGCGGATGCTATTGTAATCAACTTCCAAGTTAAAATGTCGATGCTGGAGTTATTGTAGGCGCTGATGCAGATACTCAACAGTTGAAAAAAGACAGTTTCGTAATAATATTTGGTAGTGTCGTAGGGCAACCACCCAGGCAAGGGCAAAACTCTTTCTTCGCCCAAGCAAGGAATTACCGCATAAAAAATGATGCACAAAATGcacaaaattcgaaatattCTTGCGACCAGTTTGCACGATTGCACTTTACTCTTCAGAAGTTCTGTGTGAGAGATCTCGTAGAACACAGCATCAATCAGAGAGTCTTCAACGACAAGCAGATGCCATCTGTAGTATCCGAAATTTGTCAGTTTGCAAAGAAAAGCGAAATGCGTCATGAAAAACAGCAAAGTATCCGTCAGTTTGGACAAATTGTTTTTGTCGACGACCATCTGGCCTAACATCGACAACAGTTGCAAGTAAGAACAGAGCAGATTTACTGAAGCGCTGAAAATGTACAAAGAACTGTACTTTTTGTCTCTTCTCGGATAAAATCCTGAAAATGTCAGCAAACTGCGTTCAGTTTGGAACACATTTCGTAGGTCGTACTCCTAGAAAACTACAACTCGTATCAAGGAACCACCACTTTTTTGTACTAAAACCTGCAGCAAACTCATCTCTACTGTTTGTTGACTGATCAAATGCTGTTCTGGCAATGTTGAGAAAAAGTTAAGAAGAGTCCAATCGATACTTTTAATTACTGACAATTACAGAGACACAGCCACATCTCATGTATGTCAAATATTAATACTCGTCAATTGGGGGTTGTGTTGGGTAATTCCCTGGTTATTTATTCACGGCAAACTCTCCCCCATGTGTAAATAGATGTTAGATTTGGTTGACCTAATTTTATACGTCCTGTCATTAGCGAAGTGATTACCACTTTGGTTTCgccttaaaatttttaattcagaagaaaattcgGTTTTATAATTATAGGTAAAGAGATAATTGTTATACGTCGCAAATAAATAGATAATGACTGTGATGTTTACTGGGACTTGCTTATTGTTACCTAGGTTTCTGGTAAATTATCTACAAATGAAGATATATGCCCGATGGACACCACAACTTATGCTATAAGGATAAAACGTGAAAGCTCTACCTATTTTGTATATGTGAAACATATGTACTTTAAACAAtacttattaataaaaaatcatcTTTTTGGGTGATAATAACTGTAAgtaggtaattattttttgcaccATCATTAACAAGCTGTTGATTGTTAATAAATATCATCCGTCTAAAAGGgccatttttttcatgtaatATTTACAGGTGTATAAAGcttactttattttaaaagaaattaatttggtTAAATGCAAATGAAGTAAAGTACAAAATAAAGCTGCCCAAAGCCCAAACTGTAAAATAAAGCACTTTATGTCAAGAAGgaaggaaaaaatgtttacaataGACGAATAATAtgcagggtatttcacgagtgatgatgagcccgacggaattgaaaatacaacccacaatacatttgcaaagttagcgtggatatttgtttttggattaaaaaaacataaaacatagttagctgtgcagtttctCAGTTTTCCCATCGTTCAAATActttttatctacgatcgtgtaaaaagtaggcacttttgcactaaaaatcgttgtcaaagttgacgtttagtgaaCTGACAGAATcgtgccataaaacttttactacacgcttttatggcacagaactgtcagaatacaacaatacaatttgttggaaacattgtttagaagtaTGTTGCTAAATGACGTGGTTCTCGaacgactttggttattaataaaatattgaatgaataataattattttatacaaatttatgttgaaacgatcgtagataaaatgttgtaagacgtacgtgtaaaaagttcttctgttgcactcacatcctttaaaatactccctcgtacctcggtcgtattttaaagccgttcgtgcaataaaggataaccttttacacttatatcttaaacGTAGCCAACGTTAAATAACTAGCCGTGCTGAGAAAAAGGCAACGTCGCAATCGTTCAGTCTGAAGGCGGACCGGGCGAACCGCCGAACATCGAACGCCTAACAAACATAAAGGCGCGTTTTTACACGTTCtcaataaattgacattgtttATTAGATGATTATTAGTATTACAACAATTCCCATCTTACCCCCATGGAGGATGATATCTAATTTTACACTGTACAGCAGTAGCGGCTCGTAACAAAATCAAAACGGGGagcaaactttttttacagACAGAATAGATATTTATAACAAAGGTGCTGTGCTACATACTTTTCCTCATCACCGTAGAGGTAGAGTGCAAGATGCGTTTTTTTACTGTGGTTTCCCCAGTAGGCCTAATCCACAATAAGAAAAATTCTTCGTAACAAGTAACTAAATAACTTGTGGAGATAATTCTTCTCctttaataaaaacttttacttGAAGACATtcattaatataaatttttgtctcaatatttaaagaattattaaaattcaatgtaaaaaaatatatacttaccaaattcaacaattttatgttCCCAACTAATCAAATTAAGTTTGATTGAAaatgttgttattaaatcattaaaattgtttattacttGTATATCTGCTTTCATAAAATTCTCTACTTCATCGTTTTGCCTTTTAGAAATTGTTTTACGCCTAAACTCTGGATCAGTTCTCTCTTTAATTGCTGGCTTTGATAGATAAGACGCTAAATTTGGAAACACGCTAGGAACAGCCGCATCTTTTAGTCTGGGGCTTTTTAAAAGCAATTGTTTACAGTTTCCATCAGGTTGCAAATGTTTATCATATAAAATCATATCATCAGAACTAAAATGTAATTGAGAGACCACACTTTAAGCTGAAGTTTTTTCAAGGGATTGTTTTTAACCATGCTTGTTTGCGCTCTACATTTttaggaaatttgaaaacacttaCACCGCGATTGTTTTGTGTATTTCTTAAAGACGAGTCGTAATTACTTTTACAGCCTGTTACACAACACCTACTAGGCATGtttgaataatatttaaattttaaatacatgtTAGAAGTTAGAACCAACGATATTTCGTTTAACacacaaaagttaggttaggtttgTCTCGGTTTAACTTCCACCAAGTTGACGGCTTTAATTCCTGAAGAAAATGCCacaatttatttcacaaaCTCTATACTAAATTCCCTTCAACTTGGTAgcttaaaattttggaaataaacaCAGTTTTCTGAAGTTAAAACGTTAAGATCACTGTGTACACAAATGCAAATCTGCACAAACTGACTCGGTCCTAGGTCTGCGGGCATTGTTGCCAAATTTACTTGAGCACGGCTAGTTCAATTAACGTTGGCTAcgtcttaaataactattaatcgtcgtattttaactttttcgtaaatgtcagttgtgacaaataaaattattggaagcaaaaccatcatggattcataatttcaatcaatacgatatttaaaatagccacgttaactttggaaatgtattgtgggttgcattttcaattccgccgtgCTCATTATCAATCGTGAATTACCTTGTagagtaaaaaataactacTTTTTTAATGGTGATACAGaatttactattttttattaccgaCTAATTAATGTCATTCTTataatttcagttttattaAAGATTCCTTCACGGAGAACCATGAAGAGaacaaatgtaaataattatcaagCGCAGATTACTATTGACAAATGAGGCAACCAGTAAGAGTTGTGAAAATAGAATTATatgaagtgaaattttttcctTTGAACATACATGGCAGAGTAACTGAAAGATGTTGCTcagaacaacaaaaatttgcaTTCTGATGCATGATACATTAcgaattgtaaatttttatcgataataaaaagttttaattgaaTAGAAAGAgtatgttaatttttaatccaCATTGAACCACCCTTTTTGGagtgaaaaatattattttaatttaaaaaagtactcACTGTTGTCAGTGTTGCTAAAGACAAAGTAACAAACTTTccagctgtcaatatgacTGGTTTTTTCGTCCTTTCCAAAAAGATGAAAACATCTTTTCTTATTTCGAGGTCAGCCTCGTACCAGTTAGACATATAGAAATATTGTCCAATCGTGTCGCTCTAAAAGatttgttttgtaatttttttttttttgttattattttttaaacaaaactcACCGTGGTAATGACATCGTGACCGTACCAACAATACATTGCAACCTGACACATCatacaagaaaaataaattattaaaaataagaacTGAACACTTGGAACAGGGACCTAAAAGAGTAAAAGAACAATCGAAGAAATCACTGTTACGGGCATTACTTACAACAATCATCTGGAAACCTGTAAAGCAGATCACGACAATGCTAGCGAAAAACTGCAGAAATATGCCTTTGGAGAAAACATCCTCAATCTGGCTGACAAACCTGAAAAATAGTGTGTTTAAGTGCTTTAAGACAAGAGTTGTGCAACCAACTGGACTATTTTCTTGTGATGGCTGACACAGTGTTTGAAATTAATCCGTATAGCCTCGGCGGAATTTGTTTTGCCAGTTTTGTAATCAATCCctttcaaattttctttcaatatGTCAAAATGTGCAGACGCGACCGAAATCAACATGCAAGTCAAGACATCAATGCTGGAGTTGTTGTAAGCACTGACTGAGACACTCATCACTTGGAAAACAACTGTAgggtaataatattttttggtgTCGTAAGGCAACCACCCAGGCAGTGGCAAAGTCATGTCCTCCTTGTCGTCCAAATATGGGACCAAAGTGTAAAACAACACCACTAAAACGcacaaaattcgaaatatttTTGCGATGAGTTTGCAAGAGTCGACTTTGTTCTTCACCAATTCGAGTCTTTCGTATGGAAATCCGTAGAAAATCGACTCTGCTAATAGGTCTTCGATTTCGAATAATTTCCTCTTGTAGTACaagaaatttgacagtttgcAAAGAAACGTAAAGTGGGTCATAAAGAAGAGTAGAGTTTCGGTGAGTTTGGACAAATCGTGTCTGTCGATCGCCATCTGGACCACCATGGAGAATAATTGCCCATAAGCTACGAACAAGTTCAAAATGGCACTGACAACGTAAGCAAAATTGAGTTTGTTGTCTCTCCTCGGGTAAAATCCAGACCAGAGGAGTAGATTTCTTTCGGTTTCGAAAGCATTGCGGAGGTCGTAGTCCTAAAACAAAAACCTagtagaaattataaaaacacttaTTGGTGGCAGACCCGTATGGTGAAAATCATTCCGGTGTGTTTAACAATCGGTGGTGGACTAAGAGTGTTTGTGTTACATGTATTTAATGATATGTCCcgaataaaaacataattaaaaatcaatatttttaattactaCCCGGGTATCAAGTATGAGGGAAACAAATCTCTTGTACACATGGTCCGTCAAATATTAATACTCAAGAGGTTTAATTGCAGttgttagttatttatgtgaaaTTCGCCCCATGTGACCGTGGTCTTAGCAAACACGTAATTAACttttcgttttaattgttgtttctAAATTTGAATAAGTACTCgtagttgaatttttgaagCAATAGTTTTTTGTcagttaatttattattagtgCTGCTGTGTAATTATTGCCTTAGTTAATTTAACCATGGGGtctttattttgtaattattttctagGTTTCATTTGAACATCAGTAATTTAGAGCTTTTGGTGTAAATTCTTTTCAATGATTTACGGTTTTACAGAATGGAAACTcataaggtttttttttacattttcaggaGAAGGTTGGGACAAaggcaaaaatatttttacactcATTAATATACAGTAATGATACAAATAGTttgtttcagatttttttaatatacctaCTAGATCTACGT contains the following coding sequences:
- the LOC138134756 gene encoding odorant receptor Or1-like, which produces MIFTIRDYDLRNAFETERNLLLWSGFYPRRDNKLNFAYVVSAILNLFVAYGQLFSMVVQMAIDRHDLSKLTETLLFFMTHFTFLCKLSNFLYYKRKLFEIEDLLAESIFYGFPYERLELVKNKVDSCKLIAKIFRILCVLVVLFYTLVPYLDDKEDMTLPLPGWLPYDTKKYYYPTVVFQVMSVSVSAYNNSSIDVLTCMLISVASAHFDILKENLKGIDYKTGKTNSAEAIRINFKHCVSHHKKIVQFVSQIEDVFSKGIFLQFFASIVVICFTGFQMIVVPVPSVQFLFLIIYFSCMMCQVAMYCWYGHDVITTSDTIGQYFYMSNWYEADLEIRKDVFIFLERTKKPVILTAGKFVTLSLATLTTAKPKW
- the LOC138134755 gene encoding odorant receptor Or1-like isoform X1, encoding MSLLQEYDLRNVFQTERSLLTFSGFYPRRDKKYSSLYIFSASVNLLCSYLQLLSMLGQMVVDKNNLSKLTDTLLFFMTHFAFLCKLTNFGYYRWHLLVVEDSLIDAVFYEISHTELLKSKVQSCKLVARIFRILCILCIIFYAVIPCLGEERVLPLPGWLPYDTTKYYYETVFFQLLSICISAYNNSSIDILTWKLITIASAQFDILKENLKNIFYKSEGEDDTKCIEICFKNCVKHHNEIINLVNSIEFMFSKGIFLQFFASVIIICFTGFQMIVVPIPSIEFTFLIMYLSCMMCQVAMYCWYGHDVMMTSDEIGQYCYISNWYESNIEIRKSMIIFWERAKKPVTLTAGNFVTLSLTTLTGVSNKQIKRVVYTTNIFVSFHMQDLGKHLLNIKSNFKNLQKLNTDNLVYFSDTTIVIFIFRCFATFVQRFLKCSTVAEMWR
- the LOC138134755 gene encoding odorant receptor Or1-like isoform X2, with the protein product MSLLQEYDLRNVFQTERSLLTFSGFYPRRDKKYSSLYIFSASVNLLCSYLQLLSMLGQMVVDKNNLSKLTDTLLFFMTHFAFLCKLTNFGYYRWHLLVVEDSLIDAVFYEISHTELLKSKVQSCKLVARIFRILCILCIIFYAVIPCLGEERVLPLPGWLPYDTTKYYYETVFFQLLSICISAYNNSSIDILTWKLITIASAQFDILKENLKNIFYKSEGEDDTKCIEICFKNCVKHHNEIINLVNSIEFMFSKGIFLQFFASVIIICFTGFQMIVVPIPSIEFTFLIMYLSCMMCQVAMYCWYGHDVMMTSDEIGQYCYISNWYESNIEIRKSMIIFWERAKKPVTLTAGNFVTLSLTTLTGILRSSYSYFAVLQRLYKDS
- the LOC138134754 gene encoding WD repeat-containing protein 46, producing MGKFQRYFNKNSDEPVSPESKKNDPRPKKKQNTVVYNVKSNLNPRSRKVADKHIKKKQVVRIPNPNPKFKGKPKIPKKVLKKYTRGPGINKAGIKTNIHKQRLEQKEETIKFSIQQAARAEVLLTEEGGYLEADPGETTTQFTQNQLAESVDITSAAKCFDLQLRDFGPYRMKYTKNGRHMLLGGKKGHVAAFDWVTKKLHCEMNVMESVHDVCWLHIENMFAVAQKDWVYIYDNQGIELHCLRKISRVTRMEFLPYHFLLASCSDTGFLSWLDVSIGQLVSQYNTKLGRLTMLTQNPWNAVLCVGHAKGVVSMWSPNSRDPLAKMLCHKAPLTALHVDPKGQYLATAASNRELKIWDVRKLEGPVQEYKLITAANNLNFSQKNMLALGMGNVVEIYRDCCAKAAKRPYLRHRFVSSIGNLNFCPYEDVLGVATATGFSSLLVPGSGEPNFDALEANPFQTKSQRREAEVKALLEKIQPELITLEPTSIIEVDVPTLKDKIEAREKLLHVKVPKINYQPRNKAKGKGGSVKIAKNKKIVQEQAKKEFIKSTKDLLPKFDVKNNKKKEETILDRFSAKKP
- the LOC138134758 gene encoding nucleoside-triphosphatase THEP1 → MKNIILQGLPGIGKTTLTKKIANKLKDMAVEVTGFYTEELRDKNNYRLGFDVVTLDNHRGILARKSVEGESKYKVGSYNVHLEEFEKIALPIFDNVKSVVIIDEIGKMELFSKEFERKVQNVINDLNITVVATVPLKGGGPLIQKLKNNNSHHLITVNAQNRDKLLEEIMSIITK